In the genome of Epinephelus lanceolatus isolate andai-2023 chromosome 18, ASM4190304v1, whole genome shotgun sequence, one region contains:
- the LOC144458654 gene encoding putative C-type lectin domain family 20 member A: MENMMRNTCALVLLLLLPAVCEGQLRAQDFIHQSQSMSWKEAQAHCRVHYTDLVTIAGKIENQNFVNTQGWIGLYRDNSTSLWKWSRSDEIANFTIWDSNEPKADENCAFKYPSTEKWESDKCSSKHTFLCFNERLVLVKERKTWEQALQHCRALEAVNSNQPATDYQNHRYDLATLHSPDDHKYAREKAKYAPTNEVWTGLRYLAGQWVWVGGERVQYLGMKSCPTLRFCGTLPKNITKIYNIRDCSQKRSFLCYRKP, from the exons ATGGAAAACATGATGAGGAACACCTGCGCTCTcgtcctcctgctgctgcttcctgctgtgtgtgagggACAGCTGAGAGCTCAGGACTTCATACATCAGTCACAATCAATGTCCTGGAAAGAGGCTCAGGCCCACTGCAGGGTGCATTACACTGACCTGGTCACCATCGCTGGGAAAATTGAGAATCAGAACTTCGTCAACACCCAGGGATGGATCGGTTTGTACCGAGACAATTCAACCTCTCTGTGGAAATGGTCCAGAAGTGACGAGATAGCCAACTTCACCATCTGGGACAGTA ATGAACCCAAAGCTGATGAGAACTGTGCTTTTAAGTACCCAAGCACAGAGAAATGGGAGAGCGATAAATGTAGCAGCAAGCACACTTTCTTGTGTTTCAACGAGAGGCTGGTTCTGGTGAAGGAGAGGAAGACGTGGGAGCAGGCTTTACAGCACTGCAGGGCTCTGGAGGCGGTCAACTCCAACCAGCCGGCCACTGATTACCAGAACCACCGCTATGACCTGGCCACCCTGCACAGTCCAGATGACCACAAGTATGCAAGGGAGAAGGCCAAGTATGCCCCCACTAATGAG GTGTGGACGGGCCTGCGTTACCTGGCTGGTCAGTGGGTGTGGGTGGGCGGAGAACGAGTGCAGTACCTGGGTATGAAAAGTTGTCCAACCCTCAGGTTTTGTGGCACCCTCCCAAAGAACATCACCAAGATATACAACATACGAGACTGCAGTCAGAAAAGGAGCTTCCTCTGTTACAGGAAGCCTTGA